In the Pectinatus sottacetonis genome, CCATGTATTTTATGGCACTTAAATAGTTACCTGTATTATAAAAAATATTGCCATATTCAGCACAAAAATCCGGCATTTCCGGAAAATCCAGCATAGCTATTTCAATAGCTTTTTTTATTATTTTTATATCAGCTTGTTTTTTTTGCAGCAGACTTATCAACAGCCGATAAGGCCGACTGGCATAAGTAATATTCAATCTTCCCTGTTGTACGGCTTTATTAGCATAAAACAAAGCTTTTTCAGCATCATCTACACCATTATAAGCCTCTGCTAACTCTATCAATACAGCAGGGGTAACTATATCGCTTTGCAGCAGCCTAAGATTGCGCTGTGCTTTTTTTTTCGCCTTAGATAGCGTATAACCAGTATGAAAAAAGGACATGTCTTCCTGCAAAATAAGCTCATTTTTTAATGCTTGCCCTGATTTTTTTATAAGCTGCTCATGTATTTTACCTTTATACATTACATTATTATTTTTAAAAAGCCGCAGTGCATAAAATTCATCGAGATATTTATTGTTGTCAATATCAATATTTACTATTTTCAATAAATAAGTATCAATATTTGGAGTGTGTTCTAATTTTTTCCTGATATTAAAATTTTTTCTTATTACTGCATATTCGTCAGCGTCAGGGAAAAGTATCCATGAACCTGCTGCTTTGGTTAGGGCAAAATTACGGGCAGCAGCAAAATCATCCTGCCATTGATAAGGAAATATTTTATCAGTATATTGTCGTGCAATATTGACTGTACTATCCGTAGAACCGGTATCTACTATGATTATTTCATCCACTATACTTTTTATTGAAATAATGCTTCGCGCTAAATTTTTTTCTTCATTTCTTACTATATAACAGGCTGAAAGCAGCATATTATCATCCTTTATTATTAATAATTTTTCTTTAATTTTATATATAAGTTTAAAAATGTTAAACTTATATATAAAATTAAGGCGGATGCCATAAACATCCGCCTTAATAATATCACTGATAATACAAATATTATCGTAACAACTGTAATACATTCTGGCTGCTTTGATTTGCCTGAGCCAACATAGCCTGTGAAGCCTGCATAAGAACATTGTTCTTCGTGTATTCAGTCATTTCTTTAGCCATATTAGAATCACGAATAGTTGATTCGGAAGCCTGTACATTTTCACTTTGTGTAGTCAGGTTATCCTGAGTATAATCTAAGCGACTTTCCACAGAACCAATTTTCGTTTGTTCCTTAAGTGCTTTCTGCACTGCATTATCAAGTACATTGATAGAAGCATTAGCATTAGCACGAGTAGTAATATCCAGATTCTGCACACGTCCATCAGAAGACACACCCTGAAGTCCAAGTGCTCTAGCCCGCATATCACTTAAACCAACGCGAATAGCCTGGTTTGATTTTGTACCGATCTGCATGGTAATAGCATTATCACCTGATTTATCCTGAGCACTGATCTGTTCATCCCAAGCATCAAGTACTGAGTTAACAGATTTTTTGATATTGCCATCTGTACCGGTAATACTGATAGTAAAACCGGCAATATTGCCTGCTAAACCTGCTGTTGATGATGCAATCGACAACACACTTGAACCATCAGCTGTATACATCGTTACACCTTCGGCAGTTGTACCAATTACTGAATTAGTATGAACTGACCCAGTAGCAAATTCCCCTACATTAGCTGTTCCAGATACACCAGCAATACTATTAGCTAAAGTAAATACATCTTTTAATCCAGCAGCCGAGCCTAAACTTGATACTGTAACAGATGTAGTAAAAGTCTTACCATTGCTTACAAAAGAAATAGAAAGCTTATCAGCACTCTGAATATCAAGTTTCTGTCCATTGCGATTATACAAAGCAGTTAAAGCAGTAGAAAAATCAGTAGTCGTACTAAGGCTAGAATTACTATAAACAACAGCTGTATCTTTATCCATTTGCTTATCCTTAGAACCATCAATAAGCAGCTGGCCGTTATAAGTTGTATTAGCATTATCATTGATCTGGTCTACGGCCTGATCAAGATAGTCCTGCATTGTCTGACGGTCATAAGTGGTATTAGTATCATTGGCTGCATCAAGAACTTTTTCTTTCAAAGTTTTCAAGATATCAACTGTGGAAGAAACAGAACCTTCTGCAGTCTTCAACATGTTTTGACCATTTTGTGCATTGGTATTGTCCTGATCCAAAGAACGGATCTGAGTGCGCATACGTTCAGAAATTGCATAGCCCGCTGGATTATCAGCCGCACTATTGATTTTCATACCTGAAGATACTTTTTCCAAACTGCTGGATAAAGCCTTACTATTTCTTCCCATAATGTTCAGTGTATTAAGCGCTGACATATTATTTTTTACTACTAATGACATAATAAAATTCCTCCCTGATTGAAATGTTTTATTGCCATCATCCTCGACAGCTTTATATTAAAAGCCGAATAAACTGCCGATCGCTCAGAATACTCGACTTTTAACTCTAAATATATAATCGAAACTTTTATAATGAAACTTAAATACTTTATAAATTTTTTTTACATTTTTTTATTAAATCTATTCATTTGCAGTACATATGGTGAAACATCATACGAATTGACCTTATTATTTTTATTTCGCATCCGTATAAGCCAGGACTGCGCCATTGCTTTAATTTGAACATTAATCGGATTAATCTGCGAAATAAGTTTTTTCCCTGCTACAGTTTTATGATAAGTTTTATTGTCAAGTTTTTCCAACATCTTTTGCAAATCCAAACGCTGTTGTAACAAGGAAAAGAACATATCTATATCACTTTTTTTCAAAAATCTATACATCTCAGTCGTCAGCATATAAAATTTGTTCCATAAAGCAGCTGCCTCTTTATCAGTGTTCTCCATTATTCTATCCTTTAATATCAATAAGTATACTGCGTATTTTAACATAATTCAATAGCCAGTTAACATGTTCTTTATTATATTTTATTCGTTAACTGTATTTTTTTCCTGTTGTGCCTTTTTCATAGCTTGGTGCCATGTATCACGCAGTTCCGTCAAAAGTTCCCTTGCCTCATTTAATTTATTTACATCATTTTTCATATTTCCCTCGATCAAAATACGATAAACATAATTATAAATAGGATAAAGCTGATGCGCTATTTCATAATCCATATTCAAAGTTGACATAAACTCTATTAGTATATTTTGCGCTTTTAGCAATGCTTTATTTGATTTTACACAGTCCTTAGCATCTACACATTTAATGCCCTCATTGATGAATCTTATTGCCCCATTGTACAACATCAATGTCAACATTTCTGGGCTTGCCGTCATTACCTGCTGTCGTTTATACGCTTCCGCGGTATAAGACGCATTTCGCATTAATAAATGCTCCCTTCATAATAACTATTTATATATTAACTTAAAAAACTCGAAATATAACTATACTGAGAACTCAAATTAGAAATGGCTGTTTCCATAGCATCAAATTGACTATATAATTTATCCTGATATTTGTCCATTGAGTCTTGAAATGAACTAAGCTTTTTCTTCCAATCCACTATTTCTTTTGCCCAATAACTTTGGTCTGAAATATCCGAGGAATCACTGACCCCTGCCATTCCCCTTATACCGCTTGCCGTTGCGATATCACCTGTCCCTATAGCGTCAGTTACCGCCTGGTTTAAACGTTTAACTACACCATAGGTACTGCTATCACTTTTATCAGCCGCCGGATTATCAAAAATCTTATAAACAACATTAGGATCTTCGGCTAAAGCACTTTTTAGTTTTGTTTCATCTAAACTCAAAACACCGCTCTTCTCACTAGTCCATTCTGCCGATACTGATATGCCAATATTATTAAGGCTATTATACTTGCCGCCAATACCAGCAATAGGCTCATTGACAGCAGAACGTATACTACTTATCAAGTCAGTCAGGGAATTATCTTTGTATAACAATCCCTGTTTTGCTTTTGTTTCCCATGCTTTTATCTGATCTTCACTCATGGCCTTCTTTTCAGTATCGGTTAATGGTTGATAATTACTATCAGGTTCTGTATTAACGGCATCTTTCAAATCACTTAACATTTTATTATAATCATCAACAAATTGTTTTACATTTTTAACAATGGTATCTGTATCTGTACTCACGGAAACTACACTATTTTTATACACCTTATTATTATTAGCATCAAGTGTATAATCACTATCTGCCAGTAGTGTATAGGAAACACCATCAACTGTTATTCCACTACTGTCAGTTGTATATTCTTTCCCATCTATTTTTACCTTACCATCAGTCCCTTTAAATTCGGCTCCGCTATAACCTGAATTCAAATTATCAGGTGTGTCATGCAGATTTGACACATCAATTGCGGTCAAACTATCATTGCTGGCATCATATTGACCAAGGTTTAGTGCAGACAGTAATGTCCTTGTGTGCTCATTACTATCAATTGTAATCCCCTTGTTTGCTAAAGCACTGGAAATAGGAACATCATCGACTGTAAGGTCGATAAAGTTACTAACTCCACCCTTATTGTTATAAATACTAAAGGTATCATTCACTGAATCATATCCGGCATTTACATTTGTTCCGCCATTACTTAGTTTACTAGCGACATCGTTCAAAGTACCTTCAACAAGATCACGATAGGAAAAAGACACTTTACAGGAAGTATTGGATTCTGTTCCATTATCAATATCCTTTGTTGTTGTACCATCCCTTACCGTAAAGCTAATTGCCGTTTCATCCATTTCACTGCCATTCAGCTCATAATGTGATCCATCCATATCAAAAGACAGCTTATCATCCGTAGAATTATCAGTGCCTGCTGTAAAATTAACGTTAGTTATGCCCACTATATCTGAAAGCTTTATACTATCACTAGGTGTACCAGACGGCCGCGTGATTTCTCCCACGGACTTTAAGTAAGCATTAGAAGCTAATGATTCCACTGCCACATGATGAGACATATTTGCTGCTGCACCACCTGCTTTTGCTGTAACTATGCTATTATCAGAACTTGTTGCTGTATGCGGATCCATTCCGCTGGATAAAGAATACTGCCAAAGCGTATTATTCTGAAAATCAGTTAATTTTTCATACCATGAATTATAAGCATCCTTCGTCCATTCTGCCCGTTGTTCTTTTTTATATATTGAATCATACTGTTTCTGTTTAGCCTGCATAGCCTGTGTAACCAATGAATCAACATCAAGACCTGAAGCTAGTCCATATATACCATTTACTCCCATGACTTATCCTCCTGTAGTAATCATTTACACATTTTCATCGAGAAATTTTCCAATCCAATCTTTTGTCTTTATCAGTGTCTTCATAACATCTTCCGGTGGAAAGGACTTAATGATTTTTTGTGTATCAATATCTATCATTCGCACACCAAGCTGGTCAATTTCCTTATACCAGACAAACTTCAGCTGTAGATTCATATCATTCATGTCTTTATTTAGTTTATCTGTTACCTGTTGTAAATCAGTACTGGATATTTTTTTCTTATTACTCCTCGTAATACCATTCATAGCATCATCCAGTGCATTATTTATTTTATTTTTCCCTATTAAGTTATTGTCATCCTTAATGAGCGAACCATTATTATCATTTGATATATTAGTTAAAGTTTCACCTGATTTTTTGCTTATATTATTTTCAGGTATATTTATATTTCCTGCAATAATTCCCGACATATTATCGACCATTGCAAAATCCCTCCTTAGATAGTATTAACCCATAGCATTCCCTTGTGCAGTGAAAACTTATTTGTCCTTCAGTAGTTTGCCCAAATCAACATCTGATGATTGTGACGCAGACTTTTTATTTTCTTCCAATATTGCTTCATATATTTCACCGCGATATATTTTTATATTACGAGGTGCATCAATAGCAATGCGGACATTGCCTCCTTGCACATCAGAAATATGTATGACGATATCATCGCCGATTGTTATATATTGTCCAGGACGACGTGTTAAAACTAGCATTATTTATCATCCTCCGCAACATTATTAATTAACTGGTGTTTTGTCATATAGTTTGTATTTTCTAGAATCAATTGTTTTGCCTCATGGTTATTTTGATTTATGATTATTGGTGCTAAAAGATTTGCTGTTGTCTTTTTTACATCCTTATTTTGTACAGTTAAAAAAACAAAGGTCAGCATATCTTCCTGTTTTACGATTTTTAGTTCCTCTATTGTTTCATCATTTATTGTAAACTCATAATCTGCAAAAAAACAAATGGATCAACCATCAAAAATGCTAAATCCGGCGTTTTTACTGATTGAAGAAAAAGGAATGGTGTTTTTTCATCATAAGGAATCATGACAAATTCATGTTCTTTTTCAAAAGCAGGAATTCCCTGGGTAAATTTTATGATCTTTTCTTCATCAATATCAATATTACCAAATCGTGTTGTAGCTATGTTTTTCATTTAAATCCTCCAAATTATGCATAGGTATCACAATGTCCCTGTGTTACCCACATTTTTATAGATGCATACTGTTTAACTGATATATCTACTTTTGCCGGCTCAAAATCCAATTTATATTTTCCTGCTGTCAGCTTTATTTGTGAAATACCTGGGTCAATAGTCCCCTCAATATGAGCAGGTGTAACGGTTATCTTTGGCGCTGGCATAGAAACTATCGCCAGTTGTTTTTGCTTGGGCAGCATATTTCTTCTGCTTATATCCCCTAATGCATCAGTTAACGCACCGTTTTCCATTACTTCACGCCCTTCCTGCATGCGCCGTGCAATACCTGCTGAAAGTGCCTTTTCTCCTCTTTCTGCCATTTTTTTACTAAATGCCGAATCCGTATATAACCCTACAACCTCACGTGATGCAGTCGAATCTATTTTCACAGTAGCTGGTGTGACTTTCAAATTGCAGCTTGGTGCTATATACTTCCCTTGACCTGATGGTTCTGGCATATTAGGATCAGCTTTTCCTTGAAAGCTTTTCATATTTAAAATCAGATTACTACTTCTTATATTTAAACATAGCATTGACATTGTATATCATTCCCTTAAATACATTCATTAATCCATTATATACATATTATCAGCTAAGGTAATCTGCAATGGTTTTAGGAATTACATTTTTCCCCATTGAAATAGATATGTTATAAATAGTCTGCGCTGTCATTAATTTAGTAGCAATTTCCGGGACATTAATACCATTGACATTATTTATATTATCTTTAATAACAACATTTTGGCTATCCATCGTATCAATAGCATTACTGTATGCCTCATTTCTCGAAGCTAGAGAAGTCTGGGATTTTTGCAATACATCTTTAGCATTATTAGCTATGGTAATTCCATCACTTGAAAGCCAGTTTTGATTGCCGCCATCCATTTCCGCCACAACTGTAAGCATATCGTTCAAAGTTGCTGTACCATGTGAAGCACCAAATATATCACTATTGCCAAACACATCACTGCCGGTAACATTAATGCTGTCGCGAGTTTGGTCAGTTCTGCCGCTTAATTTTACCATTGATATTTTATTATCGTCACCATTGTAATTGACAACATATTGATGGATAGTATTAAAGGAAAATGTAACACCCGTTCCACCAGAAGCAGTTAGCCCTGAGGTTGTTAATGCCTTTCCTGCTGCTGTAATAGCTCCATTATTATCTTTATCAAAATACTTATTAATAAAGTCTGAACGTACATTTACGGATAAATTATCATAATCCTTCTGTGTCCCATATGAAGATTCATTTAGATTGCCTGCTTTCAGCGCATCAGCATCAGCTGGTAAATCTGCCAGAGGCGTACTTGCATTATTGGTCAACGTAATCCTGCCAACTGCATCAGCAGCTGTTACACTTTTCTGCCCTGAATTAAGTTTATCTTTATAACCGTTTTGAACAAAATCTTTTGTGAATATATAGCCAGTACTGGGGTCAAGATAATAATCGTCTCCATCACTGCCTTTAAGACTAAGCATCTGATTTAGTCCATTGACCTGGGTACCACCCGTTTCTTTGGTATCCATTCCATTTATATTAACTGTCTTGCTAAAAAAATCAGCCTGATTATCATCAAGGGTTTTAGTAAGACCGCGTTCTACTTTTTCTGTGGAGATTGTAAAAGGCTCAGTCTTATCCATCTGCCCGGAAAACAAATACCTGCCGCCCAGCTGAGTATTACCCTGACTTATTGTTTCTTGCATCAATGAAAGCAACTGACTAGCTGTAGCTGAATTATTACTTGTGTTATTGGTTCCATTAGCCGCTTGATTAGTTTGCTCAATAAAAGTAGTAAACTGATTGCTTATGTTCGTAAGGGCGTCATCACTAGCTTTCATCCATGAAACTCCATTTTTAGCATTTTGTATATACTGCTGATTTTCAACATCATCATTTGTATAAGAAAGATATTTCGCATATCCTACAGGATCATCTGAAGGTCTGTTTAATCTTTGTTGTGTTGAATTTTCTTCTACGAGCTTAGCCTGTGTTTCATAATTGCCATTGACCGCGTTCATATAATTATTCAGCATCATCGTACTACTTACACGCATTTTTAATCACCTTCCTACCGTTCCGGTACTATTTATCAATTTATCCAGCATCTCATCCATGGTTGTCAATACTCGTGCGCAGGCAGAATAGCCCTGCTGAAATTTTATCATATTAGTTAATTCCTCATTCCAGTTTACGCCGGATACTGACTGTCGTGCATTGTCAGCTTGAGTAACAACAGATGTCATTTTAGTAACATTATCATCAGTCACACTTGAAGCAGTCCCCAGCTCAGTCATAGAATCATTATAATAATCATATAGTGACTTATTATTCGTAGAACTTATTTTCAAATTGCCACTGGCATCAATCATACCGGCTGCTTCTTTTATATGATCATTTACGGCAGCATCTGTTAAAGTCTTTTTAAATATGGTAGACAATGTAACTGCATTAGATCCATCGGCACCATCAGCCTTACCGTTTTCTGATGGTATTCTGTGATCATAATCTACCCAGTTGCCATTTGCATCGATATAATCGCCTTTTTTTACTGTTTTACCATTACTGTCAGTATATGATGTATCCTTGGTATACACATTAGCCCCTTTTGCTGCTATATAATCTGTACCACCCTTATCAGTTATTTTACTGTTTACCGTCAGCTCATTGATTATATTAATGCCACGCAATTCTTCTACGCCACTTGCACTGGTTTTTTCAATATATGCTTTCTCATAAGCACCTGAAGTACCATCTTCATTATTTATCCATTTATAAGAATTACCTGTTTCCCCAAAAAAGTTTATATCTGTTGAACCTTTACCATTATTAGCACCATCAATGCCATAGCCTTCTTTATGCTGAGCGTTGAACGTGGAAAGAAAAAAAGCTGAATAATTACCAAGCTTATCAATATAATTCTTATCTTCTACTACATTGTCCTGGAGTGCTTTTATCTCCCCATCTGAAGGATTATAGATTGTCCCGGTTTCTTTAAAGGTTAAATTATAATCTGTAATTCCATACTCAGAATTATCTTGTGACTGTAAATCTAAAGTAAGCTTTCCTCTACCGTCGACGAGTACACTCCCATTATTACTGATGGAATATGTTCCATCACTTTGTACAGTAACATCTGTTTTTATATACTTAGATAAATCATCAACTAGTTTGTCCCGTTGGTCTCTTAAATCGTTGGCCATACCACCAGTAGCTTCTGCTTGACGGATATTTTTGTTTAAATCTAATATTTGTGTTGTTATTTTGTTTACTTCAGTAACATCTGTCTTTAGCTGATCATAGTTTGTTCCTATCTGGCTCTGCATCTGTGAAGCCATGGTTTTTATTTTATCAGCCATTGTCACAGCTGTATCGCGGGTACTTATTCTGTCATCATCATTACTAGCATCACCGGATAAAGTCTGCCATGAATTCCAAAACTTATC is a window encoding:
- the flgK gene encoding flagellar hook-associated protein FlgK; protein product: MRSTFSGLNTMVSGLQAHQLALDTVGQNLSNDSTDGYSRQSVNLVATTPLAQNTLYGVSYVGTGVDAVSITRARDIFADKHYWRENASKSYYEERQTNYTAVEQVFNDSQINDQDVGLKSSIDKFWNSWQTLSGDASNDDDRISTRDTAVTMADKIKTMASQMQSQIGTNYDQLKTDVTEVNKITTQILDLNKNIRQAEATGGMANDLRDQRDKLVDDLSKYIKTDVTVQSDGTYSISNNGSVLVDGRGKLTLDLQSQDNSEYGITDYNLTFKETGTIYNPSDGEIKALQDNVVEDKNYIDKLGNYSAFFLSTFNAQHKEGYGIDGANNGKGSTDINFFGETGNSYKWINNEDGTSGAYEKAYIEKTSASGVEELRGINIINELTVNSKITDKGGTDYIAAKGANVYTKDTSYTDSNGKTVKKGDYIDANGNWVDYDHRIPSENGKADGADGSNAVTLSTIFKKTLTDAAVNDHIKEAAGMIDASGNLKISSTNNKSLYDYYNDSMTELGTASSVTDDNVTKMTSVVTQADNARQSVSGVNWNEELTNMIKFQQGYSACARVLTTMDEMLDKLINSTGTVGR
- the csrA gene encoding carbon storage regulator CsrA, with protein sequence MLVLTRRPGQYITIGDDIVIHISDVQGGNVRIAIDAPRNIKIYRGEIYEAILEENKKSASQSSDVDLGKLLKDK
- a CDS encoding DUF6470 family protein, giving the protein MSMLCLNIRSSNLILNMKSFQGKADPNMPEPSGQGKYIAPSCNLKVTPATVKIDSTASREVVGLYTDSAFSKKMAERGEKALSAGIARRMQEGREVMENGALTDALGDISRRNMLPKQKQLAIVSMPAPKITVTPAHIEGTIDPGISQIKLTAGKYKLDFEPAKVDISVKQYASIKMWVTQGHCDTYA
- the fliD gene encoding flagellar filament capping protein FliD translates to MGVNGIYGLASGLDVDSLVTQAMQAKQKQYDSIYKKEQRAEWTKDAYNSWYEKLTDFQNNTLWQYSLSSGMDPHTATSSDNSIVTAKAGGAAANMSHHVAVESLASNAYLKSVGEITRPSGTPSDSIKLSDIVGITNVNFTAGTDNSTDDKLSFDMDGSHYELNGSEMDETAISFTVRDGTTTKDIDNGTESNTSCKVSFSYRDLVEGTLNDVASKLSNGGTNVNAGYDSVNDTFSIYNNKGGVSNFIDLTVDDVPISSALANKGITIDSNEHTRTLLSALNLGQYDASNDSLTAIDVSNLHDTPDNLNSGYSGAEFKGTDGKVKIDGKEYTTDSSGITVDGVSYTLLADSDYTLDANNNKVYKNSVVSVSTDTDTIVKNVKQFVDDYNKMLSDLKDAVNTEPDSNYQPLTDTEKKAMSEDQIKAWETKAKQGLLYKDNSLTDLISSIRSAVNEPIAGIGGKYNSLNNIGISVSAEWTSEKSGVLSLDETKLKSALAEDPNVVYKIFDNPAADKSDSSTYGVVKRLNQAVTDAIGTGDIATASGIRGMAGVSDSSDISDQSYWAKEIVDWKKKLSSFQDSMDKYQDKLYSQFDAMETAISNLSSQYSYISSFLS
- the fliS gene encoding flagellar export chaperone FliS, with amino-acid sequence MRNASYTAEAYKRQQVMTASPEMLTLMLYNGAIRFINEGIKCVDAKDCVKSNKALLKAQNILIEFMSTLNMDYEIAHQLYPIYNYVYRILIEGNMKNDVNKLNEARELLTELRDTWHQAMKKAQQEKNTVNE
- a CDS encoding flagellar protein FlaG → MVDNMSGIIAGNINIPENNISKKSGETLTNISNDNNGSLIKDDNNLIGKNKINNALDDAMNGITRSNKKKISSTDLQQVTDKLNKDMNDMNLQLKFVWYKEIDQLGVRMIDIDTQKIIKSFPPEDVMKTLIKTKDWIGKFLDENV
- a CDS encoding flagellin, with product MRVSSTMMLNNYMNAVNGNYETQAKLVEENSTQQRLNRPSDDPVGYAKYLSYTNDDVENQQYIQNAKNGVSWMKASDDALTNISNQFTTFIEQTNQAANGTNNTSNNSATASQLLSLMQETISQGNTQLGGRYLFSGQMDKTEPFTISTEKVERGLTKTLDDNQADFFSKTVNINGMDTKETGGTQVNGLNQMLSLKGSDGDDYYLDPSTGYIFTKDFVQNGYKDKLNSGQKSVTAADAVGRITLTNNASTPLADLPADADALKAGNLNESSYGTQKDYDNLSVNVRSDFINKYFDKDNNGAITAAGKALTTSGLTASGGTGVTFSFNTIHQYVVNYNGDDNKISMVKLSGRTDQTRDSINVTGSDVFGNSDIFGASHGTATLNDMLTVVAEMDGGNQNWLSSDGITIANNAKDVLQKSQTSLASRNEAYSNAIDTMDSQNVVIKDNINNVNGINVPEIATKLMTAQTIYNISISMGKNVIPKTIADYLS
- a CDS encoding flagellin N-terminal helical domain-containing protein, which codes for MSLVVKNNMSALNTLNIMGRNSKALSSSLEKVSSGMKINSAADNPAGYAISERMRTQIRSLDQDNTNAQNGQNMLKTAEGSVSSTVDILKTLKEKVLDAANDTNTTYDRQTMQDYLDQAVDQINDNANTTYNGQLLIDGSKDKQMDKDTAVVYSNSSLSTTTDFSTALTALYNRNGQKLDIQSADKLSISFVSNGKTFTTSVTVSSLGSAAGLKDVFTLANSIAGVSGTANVGEFATGSVHTNSVIGTTAEGVTMYTADGSSVLSIASSTAGLAGNIAGFTISITGTDGNIKKSVNSVLDAWDEQISAQDKSGDNAITMQIGTKSNQAIRVGLSDMRARALGLQGVSSDGRVQNLDITTRANANASINVLDNAVQKALKEQTKIGSVESRLDYTQDNLTTQSENVQASESTIRDSNMAKEMTEYTKNNVLMQASQAMLAQANQSSQNVLQLLR